From the genome of Strongyloides ratti genome assembly S_ratti_ED321, scaffold srae_chrx_scaffold0000007:
TAAGAAAGATTTTAtggtaaaataattaaatataaagttaataaGTAAATAAGTGATAATATTTACTATATTCAGTTATTATATGTTTGCCATTGTaatattagttaaaaaacataatttttattagttgTTACTTTagtaatgatatatatatatatatatttcagacatacataaatttttataatttttctggtaaataaaattaaacgtAGGTTTTTGACAACACTTTCATAtgttcttaaaaatattgatatttaaaaaatttaaatatgttatattacaatttaaaatagttGCATAAATATCAATAGACACATAgacaattatatatatatattagaaaaGCATTTgaaaccaaaaaaaaaaaagaagaattaaagagagataatattaaagaatttatacaaataataactaatacaaaaaaaagtattacaAAATGTATTGAATATTTGTAAGATTATACATAaacaaaaatctttttatcatacaataattttgaaaaacaGCATAATAGAGTAATCTTAAATTTTGTGAATTATGTTACAATAGCATTAGTCTTTAATCTGTTAAATGAAATggaaagtaaaaatattgaatggACGGTCAAAAACAAGATTTtgatacatatatatatatataaatatattaaaaaaattatatattgaaagaaatcattttaaattgtattgaataaaagttttatttataaatgacaaaaaagacaataaaatttttcatcttCTATTGTTTTcccttttataattttatttttatgtaagaTAATAGCTAGctgatgttaaaaaaaaaggaatgAAAAGAATAGATAACATTTCTAATAGGTacattatacatataaaatgtcattcaaagtataaaaatttaaaaaaaaaattacattattatatatatatatatatatatatattataataatactaaatttttttttatataaaatattggcaacttatattatttaaaagtttagatctttaataaaaatcgGATGAAATTGTAATGaactatataaatttttgttagtTAAGGTAACCttcaaattttatagaaaaacgcaattattatatttgtgTCTTTGAATGAAGACATATACATGTTTATTCATACACACAATCATCTTGATACACACTAAAAACCAAAAATGTAAAAGATAGATGTTTGTAATTagactaatttttttaaaaaagttattaatacttcaattcattaaaaaaaaaaggaggttagaaatataattaatattatttcttattttaatgatatttaataatattatttatatatatatatttatatatatatttattattatctctTTTTGaggaaataaaataaaaataaaatatttgatagaATGATGAAATAACTTGTTGTaataagattttaaaatatttaaggtgttatttaacaaaaataagtgcaattgaaaaatatattaagtccagataaaaattgatttatactttttataaatataattttattttaaaaagtaattgtaCAAATATGAATTAACTTGATTTactttacaattttttaagtattataatagctaaatattttttctttaactacataataattaaaatggTAAAGTAGAAAATAGAATTCTTAAGTGGACatcatcaaataattttttgaagagaaaaaaaaaattagttgtatagataaaataaaaaaatgtataggtatcaaataaaatatctataatattatattcattttatctataatattttttttaacttgaaagagtatacatatttatttatttttagaggacgtatttgttttattttcatgGTTATTACATTATTATACAACATGTATTATCATGTTCCATAGTTGGAgtaattttttgtatatttgaATGTCTTTGTCTAAAAAGCCATTGCATTCTATTCCAGAGTGATGTTGGTATGGTAGATTGAATTATATTGtgttttttctaaaaatagtatatattatttaataaaaagattctaaaaattaaattaaatacttACAATATAATCAGGATTTTGAAATGTTGTTTCATCATATTCCCAACCATCAATATAATCTACTTGTATATTCTATAAtagtttatattaaattaaaaaattaaattaaaaactcacattattattattgtaaaaaatatttggtttaatcatttttgttCCTGTATATCCATTATCAATGTCATATGTTGTCATATGATTGTGAACactcaaaaatttattatcatactGTGGATAAccatatttctaaaaaaaaaaaaaatttaaaattttctataaataaattaaaattattatcattctTACAGTTATTACAGGTTTAAATTGTAAATCTTCAATTTCTTCTAACTCTGTTTGTAAACTTTTTTGTCCATATGCGGGATTACTATTCATTTTTTGATGTTGATAtggtaaattatttattcgATCAACCATTGTTTCTTCATTGAATGATGACTCCATCTTTAAACCATTAATCTCTTTTTCTAAAAGTCGAATATCTTTTGATCTTATCCTATTAAAGTGTGCCGCTTCATCAAGGCATTCAAATGTGTTAACATCAACCATTTCATATGTTGATGATTTTATTgcattttgttttataaaatcatcATTTGTATTCACATCGACAttgtcattttttatttcattattacttgaaatatatttgtcGTCAATTATTTCATTGTTATTACAACTAATGACAACTGTTTTAACATCTTTTTTcctatttaatgttttatcgTGAATTGATTTCATAGTatgctaaaaaaaaattaatatataataaaaataaaaaaaattatctaatatAACATACTAATACTTCATCccataaaattaattgttttgaTGATAAAGATGGACATGAATTACATAGTAATTTTGTTCCCTCTTTAATTGcaaaatcattattattttgtaattttgaattattattgTGACTGGAAtgagataaaaaattaagagaacgagaaatagataattttttcGGAAGATTAgctttgttaaaattttgtgaGCAAATCTTATTAAACGCATCATTTGCCTTCTGATATTGTgcttttattgataaattctttttatatttatatttataattatatttttttctttttctggTTGAATTCGTTGATCCAGTTGATTGTGATGATGTTgttgaaaaattttcatgGTACGAACGACCATGTAGATTATGATAATTGTTAACAAAtccataatttttattttgataattataatcattatatttGGGAATATTATATGGATATTGAGTATATTCATGGTTAAATGAAAATGCCATATCATTTATTGCCtgattatcaaaaaatgtttGTACCAAATAATCATGAGTTTTTGAGGTTGTTTCATTTGATGATGGAATAAATTCTTTTGCTTTAATCCATTCATTTggttcaatttttttaaaattttttgctttttctttaatttcttcattttttaaaatagtataataatCTTCAGGTAGTTTATCTTCAGCATCAAATGCTAATCTTGCAATAATTGGTACATCACCAGATGATTccatattatattaatttataaattattaattaaaaatctaaaaataatatttatatatattattaatattagttaaaatgatttattatatttaaatatttaagtaaATATGGTAGaagatataaattataaataaattaatgagAGAAAAGGTAATACTTATTGTTCTTTTAATTACCGAACAATTAaccaaataatttttattaatctggcaacatttatatgttaataaGACTGtgaatatcttttatttacatttattagAAGGTATCTTTTATCTCATTGAGGGAGGAATGAATATCATCAATtgaaaacaataataattttaactaataaaccatatcatatatatatcttaaacaattatttcatatcaaatttttaaacattacaTTTGACAGAGATAGTTGGCAGATAACTTAAATATATCCTTTTTgtgtaaatattaaataaatgagttaaaattaagttaaaaatattttgaactTGAACGGAAAAGAATATTATCGTGGTTGATTCTACATATATTAaatcatataatataatacacTATgcatatttatcaataattatgttagcatatatttaaaagtttaaaggatgaaagaaaataaatattatttcttataatttaatgaatattatttaaagaatatatattctacaatataaaaatattatcattttgcagattaattgaaaaagctactttataaaatataactatcgtaatattattttgataaataactttatttgtactattttttttttgaataactgaaaaaataaaatatatataaatatatatatatatatattcatcaTAACTTAGTTATATTTATCTGCTAACTGACCGGTgatcttatttttatatttagcGTACAAAgattaataacttttaatttaattgataagatatttttaacaaatttctttttctttgttAAATGGAACCAATAAAAGAGGATGATGAAgatatcaataataataataaacgaAATTCAGGATTTACTGATGTCTTAGAAGTATTAGAAGAATGTATATCTGATATTGATAGAAGTATTCAGGAAGTTAAAGATTCATCTTATATTACAAGTAAtcaaaaaacaataaatatatataattgtacAGGTATTGTACCATTTATTATAACTCAAGGATCAGAAAATTGTCAATTAATATGTATTGAAAGTATTACATATCCTGAAATATGCCCAGAAATTAATATTGGAGATGTTTTAATTAGTGTTGAAGAtaggtaaaaatatattatattattttattctttaatttaatttttttcataattatgatattttattttaagactTTTCCCAGGTTTAACAAGAAATGAAGCATTTTTAATTCTCGatgaattattttcattttacgATCATATTTCTATTTGTATTATATCACCACATTTAATACCTGTTAATTTATCACATCTTTtgaatgatataaaatttttaagtctTCATCATATTATAAGaacaaatatatactttaataatGTACCGTGtaagttaataaattaaatataatataaattatttatatttttataatatgatatatgtgagaaatttttttttttatattaattatatttttagatactACAAAAGAACTTGATGATGAAGAAATATCTGGAGAATATTATAATCATGTTTCATATGATGATTTTATGTTTTTagtcaaaaataatatgctTCTTGAATATGGAGAATATAAAGGtatgatataattaatatatatataactaatttttatgGCATTTGTATTGttatgtataataataatgccataataatcataaatacttttaattttctaacTGTTTGTTTTTCTCATGTTTGTTTACAATAagaatgttttattatatatatatatatttataaaagtgtCAATCTTTACCAATTATGTGTCATTTTTATGAGAAAGGTGTTACAAAtatctttttgataaattttctttttttttataaaatacataGTTATTTCTTATCTATATAAGTTGTAAACATTtcaataactttattatttttatattctctTATGACggtattttttatactactaaatcatttaaatataagtcataaattaaacaaaaacattaagtttaaaattaagataaattattttttttaccacacctttataatataatgtaaatagttattactaataaatatatacaatttattaatactttatctaaaaataatcttctttatatataaattattaaaacataatttacttatttttatattatatagcACCATGCactcatttattttatgcgCAATATTATCCCTTTTTATTAATCCATTAGTATTAATCATAAGAAAATTAGCTTTCTCtaacaatataaaatcatataaataaagaattttatagaatttatttatatattgtatatGTACAATACAATACCAATAGTCTTTACTATTAATACACCAATACAATCTGACTAGGGCAAAAATAAACCTCTTCCAtcttttaattgtaataaattgttattgGTTTTGGCgaacatttttatatgatgATGATGTGAATGTCATTGTTATCTATTGACTCTTGTTATGTATAATCAGTCATGCATATTTTCTCTCTATattaatcaattttattataatatgtccaaatattataaaaattattaaaacaataagACAGAAACATGTAAATGATCTGTTTAATACTTATCCTCACTTTCAAtgtcatttatatattataaatactaattttaagaaatgttaatatatttctatcATGATAGTATcaatttaatacaaaatatttatacactttttatgataactttttattaaataatattatattttatatatttagttaGAGGACTACCTCTTGACAATCATGagaatgtatatatataattaatcttcttatttacttataatttttaatttaatttattataaagaaaaaagatatagTATCAAAAACTTAATGTCGTTCTAAAAATCGCGCGTATTCAACCTCTTTATTCTTTCACACTattctttatatatgtatatatatttttttttataaatatacctCATTTGAATATGTTTTTGAACAATCGATCCATCATTCATCACGAATTTTTGTAAAACTACTTAATTTATAAGTACATTTTTAtgtatcatttatttaaaattttaatataaatatattttttttttatttttattatctaataaatatcaaaaaaaaagtgtaatAATATGTGAGAATAGCAaacaaaaatagaaataatttttttaaatagtcatatttatatatttctattattcTTTGTAtgatttgaaatattaatacaaccacacatataaaatttttattcatactataagcaattattttataaaatgataagacattatttaacaaattatgATAGTAAAACATTcttaaaatagttaaatttaaaagaaatttatatattgtatacatttaaatatatactaatATTAGTTTCATATATCGTcaatctaaaaatttaaataccCTTTAATGACAAATTagaaacattatttataaaaggcATGCAATTttacttgaaaaaaaaattttttttttatattttaatgataaattttatgaaagataaaattttttttttataaacattgaAACAATTTTTGCTTTTTAGGTCATTTGTACGGTACACCCGTTCCAAGAAATGCAAATATGATTAGTGATAGTCGAGGTCCATTACCTCCCAATTGGGAAATAGCATATTCTGATGCTGGAGAACGATATTTCGTAGAGtaagtatatattaaataaactttaaataacttatttttactttaaattatctttagTCACAACACTGGGACAACACAATGGAACGATCCAAGAGATGAAATTTTGCCTCCCGGATGGGAAAAAGTTGATGATGAGGTTCATGGAACATTCTATGTTAAGTAAGTTTTCtttactattttatataatatttctttatcattatcTCTAAATGCACATAGTCATATATTTTGTTCTTAACGGATGTacttatttgaaaaaatttttagtgcTGATTACTATTGGCATTATTTATCAACTTATAGTAATGTCCTTTATTACTCAAATGctttataaacatattttcctaataaatatataaagcttttttctttcaataaCTTGATAAATGAATTGCCCTTTATCAGATCTATcagtattaaaatatttagcttaattttaaatttatctcaattttaaaaaaattttttttattttttaataaaaaaaatatatatatatacattatatatcgtgttaaaaaaattaggtaaatgaaataatatgatagataaataaattctttttatcgtataataaaaatatttatatttataaatatatctttgtATATTAGAATTTTTGTTTAGTCTATTGATATATACAACTCCATAAATcttattaaatttgttattcTATTTTCTGATAatgtttcatttatttttataaagcaTTTCTTATAAACGATATTTAGATAAGCTTAACAAACgatattttattagttttataAATCATCAAGAATTATCTtaatgattaaatttttataacactAATTAAATTGAGTTATAATACTTTATAGTTAAAACATATGTTgctgtttttttttagaaaaatatttattttaaaatatccatgtaaataaatttttttttagtttaaaatattttgttaattttattttataatacaaatttttctataaaaaagtttcagTTTCTGTAATgaagataatattttgagatatttttaatattttatttttcataaaccTAAATGttcatcaaaaaaaaattattttttactattatttaaaaaaaaaattattaaatatgccaaacaaattattcgaagaaattattttttttagtcaCAATACAAAAACAACTCAATATAATAAGCCGTCATATCAACAATTAGAAAGAAATGATGGTTTTAGTAATCAAAATGAGTATTCATCTGAAAATTGTACATATAATGGTGAgtcaaataatattgaaatgtatcaacaaaaagaagttaaaaatttaaatgaatcaCAGGGATATGGACTTATTGGTACCCATCCAACAAAAGcaatttatacatataatacAATTACAACAAATATTGTTAATGACCCTACTACATCAATTCCAATAAATAGAAAACATATAAATACATAtgatatagataaaaattatggaaatcttaaaattgatgatagagataattttaataaatcattaacATCACAATATGAATTTACTAGATAtgtatcaaaattaaaaggtcaaatatataaaacagCTATTGTTAAAGGTCCCAAAGGATTAGGTTTTACTTTGATTGGTAATGATGGTGGTTCTGATAATGAAGaatttatacaaattaaAGGTATAATACCTAATAGTCCTGCAGAATTAAATGGTGTTTTAAAGCCAGCTGATGTTCTTGTTTCTgttaataaacaattaatgCTTGGAGCAACACAAGAAGAAGCATGtgaaatttttagaaatattccTATTGGTGAAACTGTATGTATAGAAATTTGTAGAGGATATCCATTTTTAATACctgttaataataaagttgttacagaaaatatttatgcaTCATCTGCATCATTAAAAcaacaatataattattttactgTTACAACTAAAAAAACAAATCAAGGTTTTGGTTTTACAATAGGTGATAGTATTGGTGGACatcaaataaaatcattaatacATCCATTACAATGTCCAAATTTACaagaaaaagatataatattagaaatagataatataaaagttcaTAATTTAAGTCATGAAGAAGTTATTCATATATTACATGAATATCCACCAAATAGTATTGTAATGTTACTTGTTAAAAGATTAGCTATAAGACATCGTTCTAAAACACCAACACCTGGATTTAGATATGGTGAaacatttcaaaaaaatagtattacAACAAATTCAAGATCTAAAACACCAGGACCAAAAAGTAGTACAATAAGTGGAAGAAGAAATGATAGAACAATTATTGGTATAcaaagtaataatttttataataatgtaaaaaatgataattttaatcgTCTTAAACAATCAAATACAACATTAGATTTTACTAGTGTTCCTACATATGTCccaattaattataatggaaattctaaaaaaattgttgttaatcttataaaaaaacataatgGTTTTGGATTTAGATTATATGGTGGTGCAGAAGCTAATACAGATTTATCAGTACGTGAAATAATTCGTGGTGAAGCAGCTGATTTAGATGGTCGTTTAAAAGTTGGTGATAAAATTGTTGAAATAGATAATATATCAGTTATTGGTTATACTCATGAAAAAGCTCTTgaacttattaaaaaaagttttgaaaaTGGTCATATTAAATTAGTTGTAGAAAGACCATCTGAAAATATTAGTAATGGAATTTTACCAAGATCTGTATCATTACCATTAAATCAACATCCTCCTTTATCTAATTCATCATTACCATATGATGTTGTATTAACAAAAAGAGATGAAGAAGAATTTGGTTGTGttataatttcattaaaagaaCGTAATGGTAGTTATATAGGTAATGTTTTACCAAATACTCCTGCATATAGAAATGGAAAAATAAGAATAGGTGATAATGTTATAGCTGTTAATGGTATTCCtacaattaatttatcacATTTACAAGTTATAaatcttataaaaaattcaGGCCATCAAGTTTGTCTTACAATTGATCCAACAGGTTTTCTTGTAATTGATAGAAATgcaaaatataatgatatattagaATATGCACAACAtgtaaaaaatgattatgatataaattatcataatgataataattcaaTACAAAATTATGGAAGACATTATAATCCTTCAAGAATAATAGAtatagataaatttaatattaatgatgaaAGAAAAAGTTATTCAATAACAAAACAAACAGAAGGATTATATGGTCAAGGTACAATATATCAAAAAGGTACACCATTATATTCTGCATCTGGTACCCATTATAATCCTCTTCCATCGATGGATAAAGGTAGTGCCGCAGAATCATTAATATCAATTCGTCTTGTTAAAGGTAATAAAGGTTTTGGATTCTCAATTCGTGGTGGATGGGAATTTGGAAAGATGCCTTTATTTGTTCTACGTATTGCTGATGATGGTCCAGCAGCATTAGATGGTAGACTTAGATTAAGTGATcaaattattgaaataaatggTATATCAACAAAAGAAATGACACATAAACGTGCCATTGAACTTATATTGCAAAATCCAGAAGTAACATTACTTGTTAGTAGAAAAGTGTAtacttaataataaaaaaaaaataacaataactactaatctttattatttttttttttttaataatattttctgatttttaattaaaaaattacattttttttattacttattattactaaagaaaatatataaaaattaaaggcaataaaatgaaattaaaaatatttgatttaacAATTTGATGACCATTATTTCCAAATGGTTGAGCTCCACTACCTATAGGTTCACGGTAACGTGGTACAGCACCATCACCAATATCTCTTGGAGAATGTGGGTGATGATCTAATTTAGGTGATGGATTACCAAAATGAACTCTTCTTGGTTCTTCAAATATAGTACCCCCTCCAATATTAGGTTGATTTGGATTTGCACCATTTCCTATACCCATATTTTGTGGTTCAATACCACTACCAATTCCTACAGCACCAGGATTAGCACCTTGTCCAATTCCGTTATTATTGTGATAAACACCATCTCCTATTCTACTACCATCTGGATTAGCTCCTTCACCAATTGAATGATGAGAATTAAATGTTGCCCCACTACCAATAtctcttttatttatactatttttttgattaaaacaACCACTGTAATCAACTTCTAATTCTGTATATGGTTCAATACAACGTTCTCCAGTACAATCTTCACATGAACCATAACCAACACTATTAACAAAATCACATTTTATGGCACATCCCATATGAGcatctaataatatataataaaaaaatattttatttataatataacttACATGTATGATTTTCATATCTTAATGCATAACAACGTGATGTTGGAGGacataatgaaatttttggTTTTAAACAATCACAAAAATTATCACATGTATAACATTCAAgttctttttcatttaatgcaaaagttaaaattaaaaatgaagaaaataatataaataaatgcatgatttttaatgattttatatcTATAATTTGTTAccttttatattcattttaatattacctttttttatcacattataaaaatttaatattaagttGTTAAGAATATTATTCATCATCAACCAATAATTGTTCGGCTTATTTGTGATAAGATAAATAGGTATATTACTATCAAtaacta
Proteins encoded in this window:
- a CDS encoding LD27118p; protein product: MEPIKEDDEDINNNNKRNSGFTDVLEVLEECISDIDRSIQEVKDSSYITSNQKTINIYNCTGIVPFIITQGSENCQLICIESITYPEICPEINIGDVLISVEDRLFPGLTRNEAFLILDELFSFYDHISICIISPHLIPVNLSHLLNDIKFLSLHHIIRTNIYFNNVPYTTKELDDEEISGEYYNHVSYDDFMFLVKNNMLLEYGEYKGHLYGTPVPRNANMISDSRGPLPPNWEIAYSDAGERYFVDHNTGTTQWNDPRDEILPPGWEKVDDEVHGTFYVNHNTKTTQYNKPSYQQLERNDGFSNQNEYSSENCTYNGESNNIEMYQQKEVKNLNESQGYGLIGTHPTKAIYTYNTITTNIVNDPTTSIPINRKHINTYDIDKNYGNLKIDDRDNFNKSLTSQYEFTRYVSKLKGQIYKTAIVKGPKGLGFTLIGNDGGSDNEEFIQIKGIIPNSPAELNGVLKPADVLVSVNKQLMLGATQEEACEIFRNIPIGETVCIEICRGYPFLIPVNNKVVTENIYASSASLKQQYNYFTVTTKKTNQGFGFTIGDSIGGHQIKSLIHPLQCPNLQEKDIILEIDNIKVHNLSHEEVIHILHEYPPNSIVMLLVKRLAIRHRSKTPTPGFRYGETFQKNSITTNSRSKTPGPKSSTISGRRNDRTIIGIQSNNFYNNVKNDNFNRLKQSNTTLDFTSVPTYVPINYNGNSKKIVVNLIKKHNGFGFRLYGGAEANTDLSVREIIRGEAADLDGRLKVGDKIVEIDNISVIGYTHEKALELIKKSFENGHIKLVVERPSENISNGILPRSVSLPLNQHPPLSNSSLPYDVVLTKRDEEEFGCVIISLKERNGSYIGNVLPNTPAYRNGKIRIGDNVIAVNGIPTINLSHLQVINLIKNSGHQVCLTIDPTGFLVIDRNAKYNDILEYAQHVKNDYDINYHNDNNSIQNYGRHYNPSRIIDIDKFNINDERKSYSITKQTEGLYGQGTIYQKGTPLYSASGTHYNPLPSMDKGSAAESLISIRLVKGNKGFGFSIRGGWEFGKMPLFVLRIADDGPAALDGRLRLSDQIIEINGISTKEMTHKRAIELILQNPEVTLLVSRKVYT